The Macaca mulatta isolate MMU2019108-1 chromosome 19, T2T-MMU8v2.0, whole genome shotgun sequence sequence AGTGGCTCACAGGCCAGCTgggctcccttcccttcccccccgAGGGACTGCCTATGTGCCCATCctgcctccagttccatccacaagATGGGTATAGTTCAAATCCCCACTGTGCCAGGACGCCTTGCCTCGTTACcatctttgtgcctcagtttcctgtctCGTGCTCTGCACCATGTCCCGTAGTGTCCAGCTTCCTCCTTCACTTGCTTCACCCCAGTCACACAGGCCTCCTCGCTGTGCCTCTAGCACACCTGGCACTGTCCTGCCTTAGGGCCTCTGCACGGGCcgtgccctctgcctggaacacctcCCCACAGGTTCCcacagaacagtgcctggcatacattTGGTGCTTAATACCGTTTGGCTCAGTAGAACAACAGAGAGTGATTGTGAGCCTCTGTGAGATGAGGTCATGCACTGAACAAATGCTACCTTTGCGTTACCCAGGCAGAAGCAGGGTCTCAGGGTCTCTGCGAGGAGCAGAGGGTGTCCTCAGTGTGGAGGGGAGCCTGTCACTCTCCAGAAGGGACTTAGACCAAAATGCAGACCAAGATGGAGCACCAGCCAAGCTGGGGGCACCCTAGGAGTGAAAACCCAACCTGGGGGGCTTGGGCCAACCCACGGAGGCTCCCTGGAGGAGGCGTCCTGTTCCAAAAAAAACTAGTGAGGacgggattcaaacccagacccGGAACCTTCGTGCCGAGCCCAGCCTATGTGCTGGGCTGGCTGTGGGTGGGTGGGCAGAGGAATGGCTGTGACGCCCACCCTGGGCTGTGTCCCCCTCCTACCTGCCTCCGAGACAGGATTCCTAGCCCTGTGTTATTGGGGGTGAGAGGGCAGACCCCATGGGTGGCTCTGGGCactgggctgggaggagggagggtccAGCCACAGGATCTGATGATTCCCAGGCCGTCTGTCTCCTTGGAGCCGACACTGTGTTTGCTAAACAGTGGGGGAACAACGGGGGGGTGTCCCCCAACCTCTCCTACCAGCCAGTGCTTCCCAAGGGTGGCTGGGAGAGCTCTGGGTGCCCCTCCTCTTCCCAAAGGGCGGCCACAGCCCAGTGTGtggggagaaaaaataaataagtgatcaCAAACATCCCAGCCaggacctgcccctcctctgCCCAGCACCCTCCATGGCTCCCACCTTCCCCGGGGTAGGAGCCAGGGGTCAAAGCCCAAGTCCCCCCTCCCTACAGCCCGCTAGGCCCTGCAtaacctgcctcatcctctccccaccttcccctcttccttctcctcactCTGCTCCAGTAACACGGGCCTTTTCACTGTTCCCATAACACACCAGGACAGTGGAGTCCCTCAAAGACACACGTGACTGTGCCTGCTTAGCCCCCGAcaccctgcctcagggccttcaTGCAGGTTGTTGCTTTTGCCTCCAGCACCCTTTCTCACATCCCTCACCTCCTTCCAGATCTTTCCTCAAATATCACTTCCTCCAAGAGGCCTTCCTGGATCCCctctccctttaaaaaatatatacctcaggccaggtgccatggctcactctgtaatcctagcatttagggagacccaggcaggaggattggcttgagatcaggagtttgagaccagcctgggtgacagagcgagatccacATCTCAaacgaaaaataaataaataaaataaatttatatatatttatgtatatttaaatatatatattttttcttttgagacggagtcccgctctgtcacccaggctggagtgcaatggcgccatcttggctcactgcaagctccacctcctggattcatgccgttctcctgccccagcctcccgagtagctgggactacaggctcccgccaccacacccggctaattttttgtatttttagtagagacggggtttcactgtgctaggcaggatggtctcgatctcctgacctcgtgatccacccaccttggcctcccaaagtgctgggattataggcgtgagccaccgtacccagccgcccaaaaaatatttttaaataaaaattaaacaaattaatgggccaggcacggtggttcatgcctgtaatcccagcactttgggaggccaaggccggtggatcacctgaggtcaggagtttgagaccagcctgaccaacatggcgaaaccctatctccactaaaaatacaaaagtcagctgtgtgtggtggcacacgcctgtagtcccagctactcaggaggctgaggcaggagaatcacttgaacccgggaggtggaggttgcagtgagctgagatcgcgccactgcactccagcctgggtgacagagacagactctgtctcaataaataaataaataaataaataaataaataaataaataaatcccagaGCTTAGCTCAACCCATTCTCTTTTCCTCACCTCTgctccagtgaaactgatttccCTACTGCTGTGCCTTTCCCtaagctgttccctctgccaaAATGCTTATCCCTGTGTGTTGTTCTGATCATCCTCAACAGGCCTGGCCCTGCCAGGAGCCCCCAGCCTCATGTGGGAAAAGACAAGGCTGCCTGTCGTTATAAGTCAAGGTGGAAAGGGCAAGAAACCTTGAGAAGGTGACCTGTGGAGGACCGGAGGAGGGAGGTATCCAGCTGGGATAGagcccaggaagccttcctggaggaggcggcATTGAGGCTGGGCCTTCAGGATGTATGAGATGTGTCCGAGGGACGGATAGGGGgtgggaagggcattccaggtggCCACACAGCCTCAGCAAAGGCCCAGAGGTGGGAATGTGCCCACTTCCATGGGCGTAGAGCAAAGTATCCAGGTCAGGCTGGAGGAGGAAGCTGGAAGTTGAAGAGTTTGGTCTGTGGGCAGCGGGGACTTGTGGGAAGTTCCAGAACAGGATCAGGGAGGTGGATTTGGCTGGTGGAAGTGGTCGGAGATCCCAGAGCCGCCCTCTGGACCACGTCCCAGGGAAGTCAGGGGCCACCCTGACCTCACCATACCACGCTATGGTTTCCTAACACCCCACCCAGTCCCAGGGGAGTTGACGGAGCAGCCAGAAATGCGGTCAGAGGACAGGAGGGAACCCCCGAGACCAGCCCATGGCCCTTGCCCTGCCTCTGTCTTCCCATCCTGACCAGCGCAGCTGGAGAGATCACAGCAACACCAGCTCCTGCAGGACCAGAAGGAGGGAAGACAGCTGCCCCATCTGACTCCTTCCCCTTCTGTTCTGCTCCCTGCAATTTCCACGAAATTCACCTGGACCAAGATGCGAACAGCTTCCATGCGACCGAAGGGGCGATgctcttgtttatttttagagacagggtctcgctctgttgcccagactggagcggaGTGGTTAccgatcaaagctcactgcagcttcaacatCCTGAGTTCGagggatcctgctgcctcagcctcctgagtagctggggcacAGGCTCGCaccatgcctattttttttttttttttttttttttgagacggagtctcgctctgtcgccgggctggagtgcagtggccggacctcagctcactgcaagctccgcctcccgggttcccgccattctcctgcctcagcctcccgagtagctgggaccacaggcgcccgccacctcgcccggctagttttttgtatttttagtagagacggggtttcaccgtgttagccaggatggtctcgatctcctgacctcgtgatccgcccgtctcggcctcccaaaatgctgggaatacaggcttgagccaccgcgcccggcctaccatgcctatttttaaaattttttgtagagacaaggtctcgctatattgcccaggttggtgtcaaaactcctgggctcatacaatcctcccacctcagcctcccaaagtgctgggattacaggtgtgagccatatgcccgactaatttttttttttttttttttttgagacggagtctcgctctgtcacccaagctggagtgcagtgaccggatctcagctcactgcaagctccgcctcctgggtttatgcccttctcctgcctcagcctcccgagtagctgggactacaggcgcccgccacctcgcccggctagttttttgtattttttagtagagacggggtttcaccgtgttagccaggatggtctcgatctcctgacctcatgatccgcccgtctcagcctcccaaagtgctgggattacaggcttgagccactgcgcccggctgcccGACTAGTTTTAAGTTGCAATGCTTACCCCACGTGGGCTAGGCAGTAATGATGGATCCCAGACAGGATGACAGGCAGGTCAGAGAAGCACCATTCTTCCAGATCTTGAACCCTGGCTCTACACGGCCCCTCCCTCTCCGTCTCTGCGGTGACACACCTCCGTGGCTCCCAGCCCCCTGGGACTGAGACCCACCCTGGCTGGAACACACATGGGCCTTTCAACAACAAAAACGACCTTTATTCTGGGGGCAAATCTCAAACAGCAAAGCAAGCGGGTGTGGCAGGCTGAGCAGCACAGCCCACGGGCATCTTCAGGGAACCCACCAGTCCAGGATGTAAAAACTGAGGGAGGAGGACTCCCTTTTCCAAGTTCCAAATAGGGCAAAAGGTGTGTTTCCctggaaagtattttttaaaaaaatgagataaggtcttgctttgtcacccaggcaagagtgcaggggccagatcatggctgactgtagcctccaactcctgggctcaagcagtcctcccaccttggcctcccaaagtgctgtgattacaggcgtcagccaccacaccccgtCAGGGCTCACTTTTCAAAGCCCCAAACAGCAGGCATTGGGCAaaatgtgtgtttgtttcttgGGGAGgctgttatcattattttttagatagagtcttgctctgtcacccaggctggtgtacagtggcgcaatctatgcgcactgcaacctcccgcctctcgggttcaagcaattctcctgcctcagcttcacaagtagctgggacttacaggtgcacaccaccacgcctggctttttttttttttttttttttttaaatagagatggggtttcatcatgttggccaggatggtctcgaactcctgacctcagatgatccacccgcctcggcctcccaaagtgctgagattagaggcatcagccactgtgcccagcctcttggAGAGGTTTGGATTAGCTTCATGGAGCCAGGGAGCAGGACATAGGTGAAGAACCCAGCTCGTGGCTCAAGCTGGCCTGAATTGGGTTCGAGGTCCTGCTCCCCCTGGGCCTCTTTGTCCATGTGTGCAAGGAAAAAATGGGAGAGTCTAATACCAAAAACGTGGTCAGGGATCCTGAGTTGGGTCTGATTCTACAGAAGGGTCAAGGCCAAGACCTCGTGCTTACGTGtggccaccagggggcagcaggGATCTGGGCATGCAGGTGGCCtttcctcccagcctccactGGCCCATGTGGTCAGAAGTCCAGCTCGGGCATCAGGGTGTGCTTGACCGAGCAGCTGGGGGTTTCGGGTTCCTGCTCACAGATGTCCCCGGCGACACCCATCCCGTCCCCATCACCATTCCCATCCCTGTGCTGGGCCTCCCAGGCTCTCTGCTGGGCCGGCCAGTCCAGGTGCGCCCAGCGGGGGTCAGGGCCCCCGATGACCTCATCCACCTGGTCCGCCAGGTCAGGCAGGGGCTCGGGTCGCTCCACAAGGATGGGTGCAAAGGGTCCCACCAGCCAGGGCAGCGGCACGGCCTGCACCACCAGCTCCAGCAGCTCATCCACGCAGGCGTGTGCACGGGCCACGCTACCCCGGCCCTCGGCCAGCACGGCTGCTGGCACATCCCCGAAGCAGCGGGCATCAGCGAAGGCAGTCTGCAGGGCGTCCACGCTGCGCCGCACCTCAGCCACCTTCTCCTGGGCGCTGGGGGGCAGGCCCCGCACACTGGACTCCAGGGCCTCTACCGTGCCCTGCAGCTCCTGCGTCAGGCTGCGGGACAGCACCAGCGTCTCCAGCTCTGCCTGCAGGGGGCAGGGACCTCAGTTCCCCCTATGGACGCCCAGGACTGCtgtcctgcctcagtttctctgatGGACCTACAGTGGGGCTGTCAACCTGTCTCATAGACCTCATAGTCCTGTCCCCCATAGACACAGAATGTGACCCAGCCTTGCCTTGGTCTCCTTTATAAATACAcaatggggctgggcgcggtggctcacacctgtaatgccagcactttgggtggccgagtcgggcagatcacctgaggtcaggagttcaagactagcctggtcaacatggcaaaatcccgtgtctaccaaaaatacaaaaattagccaagtgtggtgatgggcgcctgtagtcccagctactcaggaggctaagacaggagaatcgcttgaacccgggaggcggaggttgcagtgagctgagatcgcaccactgcactccagcctgggcgacagagtgagactccatctcaaataaataataaataaaaacaaagtgggctgggcacagtggctcaagcctgtaatcccagcacttcgggaggctgagacaggcggatcacgaggtcaggagatctagaccatcctggctaacccagtgaaaccccgtctctactaaaaaatacaaaaaactagccgggcgaggtggcgggcgcctgtagtcccagctactcgggaggctgaggcaggagaatggcgtgaacccaggaggcggagcttgcagtgagctgagatccggccactgcactccagcctgggcgacagagccagactccgtctcaaaaaataaataaataaataaagtggaagGTGGAGACATGGTTTCTAGGCTATAGGATCAGGGAGAGAATGTGGAGGgcgggaaagagagaaggagcgGGAAGCCAGGGACAACTGCCTGCCTGGGCCAGCACCCCTTCTTCCCTCACCTCcctgcatctcaaaaataaataaataataaaacaataaaactccatctcaaaatacatacataagtaAAATAAACACACAGTGGGACTTaaacctgcctcagtttccccccatGGACACCTCGACTAGCTGACTCAGCACTTGGTTTGAGATAGCTTGAGCTGGGTCCCCGACAGCACTGGGCTGATCTGCAATCCGTCACTCCCCGTCTTCCTCCACGGCCTGGCGGCAGacaccacctcacctggcacTCCTGCGGTCTCACCTGGCGCCCTGAAAGTCTCACCTGGCTCCGGCGGCGGGTCTTCGGATTGCACTGGCCCCATTCCCCCCATAGTTCGTGCACCTTCCCGGGGCAGGCTGGGGTGGTGGGGGTCACCCCACACTGCATGTGGTCTATCTGCAAGGACAGAGACGGTGGTCTTCAGAGCTGAGGgatctgggggtgggggtggggtccaGGACCAATGATTTGGCCTCAGTAAGCATttaggagacagaggcaggttGTGCAGGGCCCTGGGGAAGACTTGGGCTTGGACCCCAAGGCAGGTGGgagccatagagggctgtgggcAGAGAAGAGACGGACCTGACTCAGGGGCTCACAGGTGCCCTCTGGTGGCTGCTGTGGGGAGGGACGCGCTGAGGATGGGAGGATTCTGATGAGGAGGGCACCAGAAGAGGAAGGTTCTCTTCTGACCTACCCTAACTCGCTCTAAATTCcagctcctccttcccctcttccaCAAAACCCCTCCCCGACTCCCCAGGCAGAGTCATGACACCCCTGGGCTCCTCCAGGCCCGGGTCCCCCAGCGCTGAATACACACAGCTGGAGACAGCTGCacccagctccgcctcccgcttCGGGCTAGCCCGGGATCCGGTATTCAGTTGGCGCTCAATCCATACTGATTGGCCTGCATCCTGGAGCAGGGGTGGGCCGCGGGCTCTCACCAGCTCCAGCGTCTCCTGCAGCTGGGCCAGGGTGTCCTGGGCACGGTGTttgctctgcctcagtttccccagagaGTGCTCGTAGGCCAGGTGGCGAATCCGCGCCGACAGGGAGCCGAGGCGCACAAAGTAGCCCTGCTGTCTCCTCTGATCCTCCACCGAACCCACTTCCGGGCCCTCGGCCTCAGCCGCCAGTGCCGCTGGAGGACAGGATTCGGGGACAGCGCGGGGACAGCGCGGGGACAGCGCGGGGACAGCGCGGGGTCAGCACGGCCACCCCCTCTCCACCTCTGCTCTCCCACCTCTGGGTACAGAAGCCACAGGTTCCCACATTCACAGTTCCCCTCGACTGACATCAACTCATTTGGTCTTCCCCAAGCTGTAAGATGTAGGCGCTATGGTGGGTCCTGTTTTACACAGGAGGAAAACTGAGGCAAGGGAGAGGTGAGATCCTGCAAGATGCAAGAAGCATATCTGGATTGGAACCCAGGCACGTTGGCCCCAAACTGcctaaccatttttttttttttttttttttgagatggagtcttgctctgtgccccaggctggagtgcagtgacgtgatctcggctcactgcaagctccgccctccctccccccgccccccgccccgggttcacgccattctcctgcctcagcctcccgagtagctgggactacaggcgcccgccacctcgcccggctaattttcttgtatttttagtagagacagggtttcaccgtgttagccaggatggtctcgatctcctgacctcgtgatccgcccgcctcagcctcccaaagttttttttttttttttttttgagatggagtcttgctctgtcccccagactggagtgcagtggcgctatcccaactcactgcaacctccgcctcccaggatcaagcgattctcctgcctcagcctcctaaggagctgggaccacaggcgtgcacctcCACACTTgattaagttttgtatttttagtagaggtttcacctctatttttagtagaggtgaaaCCTCtactaaagttttgtttttttagtagggtttcaccatgttggccaggctggtctagaactcctgagctcaactgatccgcctgcctcggactcccaaagtgctgggttaagCAGCCTTTAAAACATATAGGTTGGGTGcagcggcatgcacctgtaatcccagtactttgggaggccgagataggaggactgcttgagcctagggagGATTACTTTGAGACCAGCtcaggcaatatagcaagaccccatctctagaaaagaaatacagaaattagccagggccgggcacagtgtggcgtgtgcctgtagtcccagctgcttgagaagctgaggcaggaggatcacatgagcccaggaattcaaggctgcagtgagctatgatcacaccactgccctgtagcctaggtaacagagcaagaccccatctcaaaaaagattaaaatttaaaaaagaatgaaaaaaaaaaaaaatccacacaagacatggtgaaaataaaaaagaatatatcgtagtccaggcacagtggctcacacctataatctcagcactttgggaggccaaggcagggggatcacttgagcccaggagttggagaccagcctggccaacatagcaagaccccatctctacaaaaaaaatttttttaatcagccagatgtggtggtatgcacctctATTCCCAGCTGTccaggaagatgaggcaggagaatcacttgaaccccggaggcagaagctgcagtgagccgagatcacaccactgcacttcagcctgggcgatagagcgagactccatttcaaaaaaaaaaaaaaaaaaaaggtgattggGTGTGGtggactcacgcctgtaatcccagcac is a genomic window containing:
- the PLIN5 gene encoding perilipin-5 isoform X1, coding for MGGAGEQGVETSAWGQRRHLGSEAARAQGDPICSTMSEEEAAHIPRPSGSDSQTQQVRAAPPMERGHKELCGTVPSRSVSGQNVVQRVVALPLVRATCTAVCDAYSAAKDRHPLLGSACRLAENCVCGLTTRALDHAQPLLEHLQPQLASVNSFACRGLDKLEEKLPFLQKPSETVVTSAKDAVASSVTGVVDLARRGRRWSVELKRSVSHAMDVVLEKSEELVDHFLPMTEEELAALAAEAEGPEVGSVEDQRRQQGYFVRLGSLSARIRHLAYEHSLGKLRQSKHRAQDTLAQLQETLELIDHMQCGVTPTTPACPGKVHELWGEWGQCNPKTRRRSQAELETLVLSRSLTQELQGTVEALESSVRGLPPSAQEKVAEVRRSVDALQTAFADARCFGDVPAAVLAEGRGSVARAHACVDELLELVVQAVPLPWLVGPFAPILVERPEPLPDLADQVDEVIGGPDPRWAHLDWPAQQRAWEAQHRDGNGDGDGMGVAGDICEQEPETPSCSVKHTLMPELDF
- the PLIN5 gene encoding perilipin-5 isoform X3 → MGGAGEQGVETSAWGQRRHLGSEAARAQGDPICSTMSEEEAAHIPRPSGSDSQTQQNVVQRVVALPLVRATCTAVCDAYSAAKDRHPLLGSACRLAENCVCGLTTRALDHAQPLLEHLQPQLASVNSFACRGLDKLEEKLPFLQKPSETVVTSAKDAVASSVTGVVDLARRGRRWSVELKRSVSHAMDVVLEKSEELVDHFLPMTEEELAALAAEAEGPEVGSVEDQRRQQGYFVRLGSLSARIRHLAYEHSLGKLRQSKHRAQDTLAQLQETLELIDHMQCGVTPTTPACPGKVHELWGEWGQCNPKTRRRSQAELETLVLSRSLTQELQGTVEALESSVRGLPPSAQEKVAEVRRSVDALQTAFADARCFGDVPAAVLAEGRGSVARAHACVDELLELVVQAVPLPWLVGPFAPILVERPEPLPDLADQVDEVIGGPDPRWAHLDWPAQQRAWEAQHRDGNGDGDGMGVAGDICEQEPETPSCSVKHTLMPELDF
- the PLIN5 gene encoding perilipin-5 isoform X4, which codes for MSEEEAAHIPRPSGSDSQTQQNVVQRVVALPLVRATCTAVCDAYSAAKDRHPLLGSACRLAENCVCGLTTRALDHAQPLLEHLQPQLASVNSFACRGLDKLEEKLPFLQKPSETVVTSAKDAVASSVTGVVDLARRGRRWSVELKRSVSHAMDVVLEKSEELVDHFLPMTEEELAALAAEAEGPEVGSVEDQRRQQGYFVRLGSLSARIRHLAYEHSLGKLRQSKHRAQDTLAQLQETLELIDHMQCGVTPTTPACPGKVHELWGEWGQCNPKTRRRSQAELETLVLSRSLTQELQGTVEALESSVRGLPPSAQEKVAEVRRSVDALQTAFADARCFGDVPAAVLAEGRGSVARAHACVDELLELVVQAVPLPWLVGPFAPILVERPEPLPDLADQVDEVIGGPDPRWAHLDWPAQQRAWEAQHRDGNGDGDGMGVAGDICEQEPETPSCSVKHTLMPELDF
- the PLIN5 gene encoding perilipin-5 isoform X2 — protein: MPASACPEPCSLRSAVLTSLRTPEPMTGEAARSPCGLSLLHISLCWRLSPGASGICSSVLVASCCKVSGSLCLSWCGSRLHQSVWSLPVSPGLLPSLSLLLSLAFPPSTTLTVSLSPSASPRVSLPLSLPSVASVNSFACRGLDKLEEKLPFLQKPSETVVTSAKDAVASSVTGVVDLARRGRRWSVELKRSVSHAMDVVLEKSEELVDHFLPMTEEELAALAAEAEGPEVGSVEDQRRQQGYFVRLGSLSARIRHLAYEHSLGKLRQSKHRAQDTLAQLQETLELIDHMQCGVTPTTPACPGKVHELWGEWGQCNPKTRRRSQAELETLVLSRSLTQELQGTVEALESSVRGLPPSAQEKVAEVRRSVDALQTAFADARCFGDVPAAVLAEGRGSVARAHACVDELLELVVQAVPLPWLVGPFAPILVERPEPLPDLADQVDEVIGGPDPRWAHLDWPAQQRAWEAQHRDGNGDGDGMGVAGDICEQEPETPSCSVKHTLMPELDF